From a region of the Lactuca sativa cultivar Salinas chromosome 4, Lsat_Salinas_v11, whole genome shotgun sequence genome:
- the LOC111919836 gene encoding uncharacterized protein LOC111919836: protein MDKIWTKITNKVDPKCMKGAIAFADMAKGCIDSEGRTHCPCKTCLNIRKHAPDVVCNHIIHHGFQQSYKIWTFHGESRQANEKNNAHDESDNESDDGVDALLGDAFHVGAETKGVDDSDETESSNRSSNPNVDKLFADMEKPLFPGCENFSVLGFILRLMHVKATCKMTNVSMDMILKLLSEAFKDTIIRKTHYEAKKYLRTLGLGYESIHACKNDCALFWKENSELQSCPVCGASRWVDDRMHKKKIPTKVLRYFPITSRLKRLYASRYTAKDMQWHAYNKSKEDGVLRYPADGKAWKHFNTIYPDFAKEPRNVRLGLASDDFNPFGTMSTSYIMWPVVLILYNLPTWKSLIDALFMMALLIPGKDSPGKDMDVYLRPLVDELKVLWEKGIETYDSESGRTFNMRATLMWTINDFPAYGYLSGWSTSGYMACPTCNKDASSIRIRKKITYVGHRRFLPLIILGGMHEILMGKKSLGLHPNISVEKIACAN from the coding sequence ATGGACAAGATTTGGACTAAAATCACAAATAAGGTGGATCCAAAGTGCATGAAGGGGGCAATTGCTTTTGCGGACATGGCTAAAGGTTGCATTGATAGTGAAGGTCGTACACACTGTCCATGTAAAACATGTCTAAATATTAGGAAGCATGCACCTGATGTAGTTTGTAATCACATCATACATCATGGCTTTCAACAGTCATACAAAATATGGACATTTCACGGGGAAAGTCGCCAAGCAAATGAAAAAAACAACGCGCATGATGAAAGTGATAATGAATCAGATGATGGTGTCGATGCTTTACTTGGTGATGCGTTTCATGTGGGAGCTGAAACTAAAGGAGTAGATGACAGCGATGAGACCGAGTCTTCTAATCGATCTAGTAATCCAAATGTAGACAAGTTATTCGCTGATATGGAGAAACCTTTATTTCCAGGATGTGAAAATTTCTCTGTACTAGGATTTATATTACGATTGATGCATGTAAAGGCAACATGTAAAATGACAAATGTGTCCATGGATATGATACTAAAGTTATTGAGTGAGGCATTCAAGGACACAATAATACGTAAAACCCACTATGAGGCAAAAAAGTATTTGCGTACTCTTGGACTTGGATACGAATCAATACATGCTTGTAAGAATGATTGTGCATTGTTTTGGAAGGAAAATTCGGAATTACAATCATGTCCTGTTTGTGGTGCTAGTCGTTGGGTAGACGATAGAATGCATAAAAAGAAGATACCAACCAAAGTCTTGCGTTACTTTCCCATCACAAGTAGACTTAAGCGACTATATGCCTCTAGGTATACTGCAAAGGACATGCAGTGGCACGCTTACAACAAGTCTAAAGAAGATGGAGTTCTTAGATATCCAGCAGACGGAAAAGCATGGAAGCACTTTAATACAATCTACCCTGATTTTGCCAAAGAACCTAGAAATGTACGCCTAGGTCTTGCAAGCGATGATTTCAACCCTTTTGGGACGATGAGTACTTCATATATTATGTGGCCTGTGGTGCTTATATTGTACAATCTGCCTACTTGGAAGTCATTGATTGATGCTTTATTTATGATGGCTTTGTTGATTCCTGGGAAAGATTCACCAGGAAAGGATATGGATGTATATTTACGTCCACTGGTAGATGAGTTGAAAGTTCTATGGGAGAAGGGTATTGAAACATATGATTCTGAATCAGGACGTACATTCAACATGCGTGCAACACTTATGTGGACAATAAATGATTTTCCTGCGTATGGTTACTTGTCTGGATGGAGCACAAGTGGGTACATGGCTTGCCCAACATGCAACAAAGATGCATCTAGTATTCGTATAAGAAAGAAAATAACATACGTAGGTCATAGGAGATTTCTTCCCCTGATCATCCTTGGAGGAATGCACGAGATTTTAATGGGAAAAAAGAGTCTAGGATTGCACCCAAACATATCAGTGGAGAAGATTGCTTGCGCCAATTAG